In Luteibaculum oceani, the DNA window CCCAGAATTTCCAGATTTAGTGAAAGAAATGTGTGCCATTGCCCAAGAGGAAATGCAACATTTTGAAATGGTTCATGATAAAATACTAGAGCGCGGGTTTGAATTGGGCTTTGAGAGAAAAGACCCTTATGTAAATGATTTACGTGCCTTTCTCCCGAAAGGAGGGTCTAGAATGACCCAACTAACACATCGTTTGTTATTTGCAGCTATGATAGAAGCAAGAAGTTGTGAACGATTTAAGATTCTATCAGAAGAAATAAGTGATCCCGACCTAAAGTCTTTTTATAGAGAACTAATGATTTCAGAGGCTAATCATTACACTACCTTCATAAGTTTCGCTCGTAAATATGGAGAAGGAGATGTAGATGCAATCTGGCAGCAATTTTTAGAATTTGAAGCCGGCTTAATGAGGAAATACGGTAAAAAGGAAACGATACACGGTTAATCCAGCTTAGAGTACACCGAATTGTTGGATTTGAACTCTGGAATAATCCGTTTTAATTCTTTAATCAGCCCTTCATTGTCATTGTTGCTTACCAAATTTTCAATGCGGTCGAAATCTATGGTTAAGCTCGAAGGGGTTGGATCTTTAAATATTTGAATTTTAGGGTGGTGGGTGTTTTCATTTACTTCACCATCCGCCAGAGTTTCTTCGTACAGCTTTTCCCCAGGTCTCAATCCGGTATAGATAATAGAAATATCCTTTTCGGGTTCTAAACCATAAAGCCGGATCATGTTTCGAGCGAGGTCTACTATTTTTACTGACTCCCCCATATCAAAAACGAAAGTTTGATTTTTGTCGCCCATAAATCCAGCCTCGAGCACCAAGGAGCAGGCCTCTGGGATGGTCATGAAATACCGCGTTATCTCGGGATGAGTAATAGTTACTGGACCTCCCGCTTCAATTTGTTTTTTAAAAAGCGGGATAACGCTTCCATTAGATCCCAATACATTTCCGAATCGGGTGGAAATGAAGTGACAATCGCCTCCTAAATTTTTAATTAGTAATTCACCAAAACGCTTGGAGGCGCCCATTACATTTGTTGGGTTTACCGCCTTATCAGTAGACACAAATACAAACTTTTCCACATTGCCAGCTTGAGCCAACTCAGCCAAATTTCTTGTGGCTAGGGCATTTACCTTTATGGCCTCAACTGGGTTGTTTTCCATTAGAGGGACATGCTTGTATGCCGCCGCATGAAAAATTATTTCGGGATTTATGGTGTTAAAAATGTACCTGATTCTATCAAATTGGGTGACATCGGCAATAATGGCCTCAAAATTTCTATGGCCTTTACCCAAAAGTTCCTGTTCTAGCTCGTAGAGGGGTGTTTCTGCCTGATCTAAAAGCCATAGTTTTTTACAACCAATTAGTGCTATTTGGCGGGCAATTTCGGATCCAATAGAACCTGCTGCACCTGTCACCAAAATCACCTTGTCACCTAAAAAGGATCTTAGTCTTTCTGGATCAAGTTTTATTTCTGTCCTATCCAGTAAATCTTCAATTTTTAAGTTTTTAATCTGGTTGACATTGAGTTCGCCGTTAATCCAATCGTTTACTGGCGGGACATGAAGCATTGCTACTCCTGTATTTAAACATTGATCTACAACCTTTTGCTGCTTACTTCTGGAAGGGTTTAAAATACTGAATATGACCTCGTCGGCATTAAATTTTGCAATGGTTTTATCCAGATTTTTAGAGGAGTACACTTTTACTCCTTCAATACGCATACCAACCTTTTTTTGGTCATCGTCGATAAAACCAACTACCGATTTATTTCCACCTTTTTTTTGTTCTAAGGCTCTTTTGGTAACCAGCCCCATTTCACCGGCACCATAGATAATTACCTTCTTCTTTAACTGGGTGCCTTTCCTATCGTAATAGGCCATTTTAATGAATATCCTTCCCCCCATTAAGAATAAAACCGACTGGAATAGATCTATGAGTAAAACGGAAGTGGGAAAGACAAAAAGTCCGTCGATAAAAAGGTAGCGAACTAGGTTGGATAAAAATAGTACGATAGTGCCTAGAAAAATTACCTGTACAATGCGCTTACTGTCTTCAATACTCGTGTATCTAACGTAGGAGGCAAAGGTTCTACCTATTAAAAAGGAGATGGCACGCACCGCTATGTAGATGGGAAGAGCAATTTTCATCAATTCGATTTCTACCTCGGGAATGTTAAATTCGAATCGCAATGTGTAGGATAACACAATGGATAACAGGCAAATAAAAATATCTGCGATAAAAATTATCCACCTAGGGCCCACCTGGTCTTTACTTAGTACAGCCATTCTTCAAAATTAACCAATTGCGAATATGGCATTTTACTTACTTTAGCCGGCAATTAATTTTGATTATGAAGAAAACGCCATTATACCAGAAGCACGTAGACTTAAATGCTAAAATCATTGATTTCGGAGGTTTTTTAATGCCTGTTCAATACGAAGGGGTTAATGCCGAACATGAAGCAGTAAGAACTGCCGCTGGTGTTTTTGATGTTTCGCACATGGGTGAATTTCTTCTCGAAGGTGAGGGGGCATTAGAAACCATTCAGGCCATTACTACTAACAATGCAGAGAAGTTAGTGGATGGAAAAGCCCAGTATACCTGTATGCCAAACGAACAAGGTGGAATCATCGATGACCTTTTGGTGTACAAAATGGCCGACCACAAGTATTTATTAGTAGTAAATGCCTCTAATATTGACAAAGATTTTAGCTGGATAGAAAAGAACCTAAAGGGTGATGCTAAGCTAACCAACGTTAGTGATTCTTATGCACTTTTAGCGGTTCAAGGACCCAAGGCTACTTTTGCGCTTCAATCGCTAACCGATGAAGATCTAGATGCTATTTCTTTCTATTCTTTTAAAGAAGGGAAATTTGCCGGCGTAGATAACGTAATTATCTCCGCAACGGGATACACCGGGGCCGGCGGGTTTGAGCTTTACATTCCAGCTGCTAAGGCAAGTGAGGTATGGGATGCTGTTATTGAATCGGGGAATAAGGTAGACCTAAAACCTTGTGGATTGG includes these proteins:
- the miaE gene encoding tRNA-(ms[2]io[6]A)-hydroxylase, whose translation is MLGLKLETDPRWVNIVEKNISEILTDHAYCEQKAASNAITIIVKYPEFPDLVKEMCAIAQEEMQHFEMVHDKILERGFELGFERKDPYVNDLRAFLPKGGSRMTQLTHRLLFAAMIEARSCERFKILSEEISDPDLKSFYRELMISEANHYTTFISFARKYGEGDVDAIWQQFLEFEAGLMRKYGKKETIHG
- a CDS encoding polysaccharide biosynthesis protein, which encodes MAVLSKDQVGPRWIIFIADIFICLLSIVLSYTLRFEFNIPEVEIELMKIALPIYIAVRAISFLIGRTFASYVRYTSIEDSKRIVQVIFLGTIVLFLSNLVRYLFIDGLFVFPTSVLLIDLFQSVLFLMGGRIFIKMAYYDRKGTQLKKKVIIYGAGEMGLVTKRALEQKKGGNKSVVGFIDDDQKKVGMRIEGVKVYSSKNLDKTIAKFNADEVIFSILNPSRSKQQKVVDQCLNTGVAMLHVPPVNDWINGELNVNQIKNLKIEDLLDRTEIKLDPERLRSFLGDKVILVTGAAGSIGSEIARQIALIGCKKLWLLDQAETPLYELEQELLGKGHRNFEAIIADVTQFDRIRYIFNTINPEIIFHAAAYKHVPLMENNPVEAIKVNALATRNLAELAQAGNVEKFVFVSTDKAVNPTNVMGASKRFGELLIKNLGGDCHFISTRFGNVLGSNGSVIPLFKKQIEAGGPVTITHPEITRYFMTIPEACSLVLEAGFMGDKNQTFVFDMGESVKIVDLARNMIRLYGLEPEKDISIIYTGLRPGEKLYEETLADGEVNENTHHPKIQIFKDPTPSSLTIDFDRIENLVSNNDNEGLIKELKRIIPEFKSNNSVYSKLD
- the gcvT gene encoding glycine cleavage system aminomethyltransferase GcvT translates to MKKTPLYQKHVDLNAKIIDFGGFLMPVQYEGVNAEHEAVRTAAGVFDVSHMGEFLLEGEGALETIQAITTNNAEKLVDGKAQYTCMPNEQGGIIDDLLVYKMADHKYLLVVNASNIDKDFSWIEKNLKGDAKLTNVSDSYALLAVQGPKATFALQSLTDEDLDAISFYSFKEGKFAGVDNVIISATGYTGAGGFELYIPAAKASEVWDAVIESGNKVDLKPCGLAARDTLRLEMGYCLYGNDITDETSPLEAGLGWITKFQKGDFTAKDIIQKQKEEGVKRKLVGFELVDKGVARQGYDIVDANENKIGFITSGTMSPSMKKAIAMGYVATDFSSEGTEVGIKVRNKILKAKTVKFPFLK